The Coffea arabica cultivar ET-39 chromosome 1e, Coffea Arabica ET-39 HiFi, whole genome shotgun sequence genome has a window encoding:
- the LOC140016600 gene encoding uncharacterized protein, whose amino-acid sequence MGLDIKGYDVILEMDWLTRYHIQLNCKTKTIELCIPGKATLKLDVTGRLASYALISGIRARKILSKGAQEYLAFLINTPSNKVRLEDMSVVKKYPDVFLEKLECLPLEREIAFKIDVSQGVAPISKTPYRMVPTELKELKLQLQDLLERG is encoded by the coding sequence ATGGGTTTAgatattaaggggtatgatgtcatCCTAGAGATGGATTGGTTAACTCGCTACCATATTCAGTTGAATTGTAAGACGAAAACAATAGAGTTGTGCATTCCAGGAAAGGCAACCCTAAAATTGGATGTAACGGGTAGATTAGCCTCATATGctcttatttcaggaattcgagCTAGAAAGATATTGAGTAAGGGAGCTCAAgaatatttggcttttcttataaatactcctAGTAATAAGGTGAGATTGGAAGATATGTCTGTAGTGAAGAAGTATCCGGatgtttttcttgaaaaattagaGTGTTTACCTCTAGAAAGGGagatagcttttaaaattgatgtgaGTCAGGGggtagcacctatctctaaaacGCCATATAGAATGGTTCCAACTGAATTGAAAGAGTTGAAATTGCAGTTACAGGATTTGCTAGAGCGAggctga